One window from the genome of Clarias gariepinus isolate MV-2021 ecotype Netherlands chromosome 15, CGAR_prim_01v2, whole genome shotgun sequence encodes:
- the samd13 gene encoding sterile alpha motif domain-containing protein 13 encodes METKANGSMETKSAVENGQLPDPAHWAVADVVNYFKATGFEEQANAFQDQEIDGKSLLLMTRNDVLTGLSIKLGPALKIYEYHVKPLQTQHLKSNAS; translated from the exons ATGGAAACCAAGGCAAATGGTTCGATGGAAACCAAAAG CGCGGTGGAGAACGGGCAGCTCCCCGACCCCGCACACTGGGCTGTAGCCGATGTTGTCAATTATTTTAAAGCTACTGGATTTGAAGAGCAAGCCAATGCTTTCCAGGATCAG GAAATTGATGGCAAGTCTCTATTGTTAATGACTCGTAACGATGTTCTAACTGGACTCTCGATAAAACTGGGTCCGGCTTTGAAGATTTATGAGTACCACGTGAAGCCGCTTCAGACCCAGCATTTAAAAAGCAATGCCTCATAG